A single genomic interval of bacterium harbors:
- a CDS encoding efflux RND transporter periplasmic adaptor subunit: MSTRRNALPVRSIAVVVAVLAAFGLGFALRGGGGSAAPAVPVGEAASPTRWTCSMHPQIILPSNDQKCPICFMDLIPLEEGGDGGLAPGELALSENAAALADVATDVVARRFVTRDIRLVGKVTADETRTRTITARVGGRLDDLYVDATGQVVSRGMKLAEIYSPELYTAQAELQAAARAAAAGDEDGSLAGSAAATLAAARERLRLWGMGEEQIAAIASGQGISDHLTVTAPVGGVVVMRMATRGDYVKTGSVLYEIADLSAVWITLQAFETDVPWLRDGQAVGFTTRAFPGREFAGEIQFIDPVLDERTRTVEVRVAVANADNLLKPGMLAVGHVQAALDADGLPVTDETAATPPLVIPASAPLLTGERAVVYVRRDGPDGPVFAGRQVVLGPRAGDHYLVVAGLDEGEEVVTRGSFKIDSALQILAQPSMMNPLAGESAPDHDHAGMDMAPAAVPGDRVRVDPFDAPACFGAGLGAVVDAYYPLQEALAGDDDTAARAAAAAVATALPQLECDTAGLAAAAVELWGSLRRDLRRAADATAAAGDIADRRVAFESLSDALWQAVATYRGGDLTVRRFHCPMAMDGRGAYWLQKGTTTANPYYGDAMLRCGSQVEIAGASSAAGGDAR, encoded by the coding sequence ATGAGCACCCGCCGGAACGCCCTTCCCGTCCGGAGCATCGCTGTTGTGGTCGCCGTCCTGGCGGCCTTCGGACTCGGCTTCGCCCTGCGGGGTGGTGGCGGGTCGGCCGCGCCGGCGGTGCCGGTCGGTGAAGCGGCCAGTCCGACCCGCTGGACCTGCTCGATGCACCCGCAGATCATCTTGCCGAGCAACGACCAGAAGTGCCCGATCTGCTTCATGGACCTGATCCCGCTGGAGGAGGGGGGCGACGGCGGCCTGGCGCCGGGCGAACTCGCGTTGAGCGAGAACGCCGCCGCCCTGGCCGACGTGGCCACCGACGTCGTCGCGCGGCGCTTCGTCACGCGCGACATCCGGCTCGTGGGCAAGGTCACGGCCGACGAGACGCGCACCCGCACGATCACGGCCCGGGTCGGCGGCCGCCTGGACGACCTCTACGTCGACGCCACCGGCCAGGTGGTCAGCCGTGGCATGAAGCTGGCGGAGATCTACAGCCCCGAACTGTACACGGCGCAGGCCGAACTGCAGGCCGCGGCCCGGGCGGCGGCCGCGGGCGACGAGGACGGGTCTCTCGCGGGGAGCGCGGCGGCCACCCTGGCCGCGGCCAGGGAACGTCTGCGGCTGTGGGGCATGGGCGAGGAACAGATCGCGGCGATCGCGTCCGGACAGGGCATCAGCGATCACCTCACGGTGACCGCGCCGGTGGGCGGCGTCGTCGTCATGCGCATGGCCACCCGGGGCGACTACGTCAAGACCGGCTCGGTGCTCTACGAGATCGCCGACCTGTCGGCCGTGTGGATCACGCTGCAGGCCTTCGAGACCGACGTGCCCTGGCTGCGCGACGGCCAGGCCGTCGGCTTCACGACCCGGGCCTTCCCGGGACGCGAGTTCGCCGGCGAGATCCAGTTCATCGATCCGGTGCTCGACGAGCGGACGCGCACCGTCGAGGTGCGGGTCGCGGTCGCCAATGCCGACAACCTGCTCAAGCCCGGCATGCTCGCCGTGGGCCACGTGCAGGCCGCGCTCGATGCGGACGGCCTGCCGGTGACCGATGAGACGGCGGCCACGCCGCCGCTGGTGATCCCGGCCTCGGCGCCGCTGCTGACGGGTGAGCGCGCCGTGGTCTACGTCCGTCGCGACGGACCGGACGGTCCGGTCTTCGCCGGGCGCCAGGTGGTGCTCGGCCCGCGGGCCGGCGACCACTACCTCGTCGTCGCGGGCCTCGACGAGGGTGAGGAGGTCGTCACGCGCGGCAGCTTCAAGATCGACAGCGCCCTGCAGATCCTGGCCCAGCCGAGCATGATGAATCCCCTCGCCGGCGAATCCGCTCCGGACCACGACCACGCGGGCATGGACATGGCGCCGGCCGCGGTCCCGGGCGACCGGGTGCGGGTCGATCCGTTCGACGCGCCGGCCTGTTTCGGCGCCGGACTCGGTGCCGTGGTCGATGCCTACTATCCGCTGCAGGAGGCCCTGGCCGGTGACGACGACACCGCGGCGCGGGCGGCGGCCGCGGCGGTCGCGACGGCGCTGCCGCAGCTCGAGTGCGACACGGCGGGCCTCGCCGCGGCGGCCGTCGAACTGTGGGGATCCCTGCGCCGGGACCTGCGTCGGGCCGCGGACGCGACGGCCGCCGCGGGCGACATCGCCGATCGGCGCGTGGCCTTCGAGTCCCTCTCCGACGCCCTGTGGCAGGCCGTGGCGACCTACCGCGGCGGCGACCTGACCGTGCGCCGCTTCCACTGCCCCATGGCCATGGACGGTCGCGGCGCCTACTGGCTGCAGAAGGGGACCACGACCGCGAACCCGTACTACGGCGACGCCATGCTGCGCTGCGGCTCGCAGGTGGAGATCGCCGGGGCGTCATCGGCCGCAGGTGGGGACGCGCGATGA
- a CDS encoding TolC family protein, whose amino-acid sequence MMRTRDLRSLFPLLILLTLGGMGPAAARDAGDLRFPERPALADYLAWADAHSPRLAGQAARAESMRAQAERAGALPGLKLAWGEMIVPVETRVGPQQRVFSLSQSLPWFGTLGARRASVAAEAAAADENVRETRWQVAHDIRRAWYELAWLDEQAAIVARDLDLSRQTEVVARTRYEAGEGPYAQVLEAQMEIGRLEARLAGLRDRRTPVGARLNAAAGLAPGAPVPVAADLPRDLATAPLPGRADLDEALRLGNPTLASLRNLQESRRAGVDAADRKAWPELTVGVDYIMTGEAAMPGVADSGKDPVIARLGVNIPLWGGQAGAEKKASAGQLRAVSAGLSDTRLRLAADLENTLYAWREAGRDLELYGTTLLPRSAQNLAVTAAAYESGQIGFTRLLDARQAHLGLELSLLRARYDRVLAVNDLGALLGVTPEDLVAGRLPGAAVPAAEREGS is encoded by the coding sequence ATGATGCGAACGCGAGACCTCCGCTCCCTGTTCCCCCTGCTGATTCTGCTCACGTTGGGCGGGATGGGTCCGGCCGCGGCCCGGGACGCCGGGGACCTCCGGTTTCCGGAACGGCCCGCCCTTGCGGACTACCTGGCCTGGGCCGACGCCCACAGTCCCCGTCTCGCGGGGCAGGCGGCCCGGGCGGAGTCGATGCGGGCCCAGGCCGAACGGGCCGGGGCGCTGCCCGGCCTCAAACTGGCCTGGGGCGAGATGATCGTCCCGGTCGAGACCCGGGTCGGGCCCCAGCAGCGGGTCTTCAGTCTGAGTCAGAGCCTGCCGTGGTTCGGCACCCTCGGCGCCCGCCGCGCGAGCGTCGCCGCCGAGGCGGCCGCCGCCGATGAGAACGTCCGCGAGACGCGCTGGCAGGTGGCCCACGACATCCGTCGGGCCTGGTACGAACTGGCCTGGCTGGACGAGCAGGCGGCCATCGTCGCGCGCGACCTGGACCTGTCCCGCCAGACCGAAGTCGTCGCCCGCACCCGCTACGAGGCCGGCGAAGGCCCGTACGCCCAGGTGCTCGAGGCCCAGATGGAGATCGGGCGGCTCGAGGCGCGACTCGCCGGCCTGCGCGACCGGCGGACACCGGTCGGGGCCCGCCTGAACGCGGCCGCCGGGCTGGCCCCGGGCGCACCGGTTCCCGTGGCGGCCGACCTGCCGCGAGATCTGGCCACGGCGCCGTTGCCGGGACGGGCGGACCTGGATGAGGCCCTGCGTCTGGGCAATCCGACGCTCGCGTCGCTGCGGAATCTGCAGGAGAGCCGGCGGGCGGGCGTCGACGCGGCCGACAGGAAGGCCTGGCCCGAACTGACGGTGGGCGTGGACTACATCATGACCGGCGAGGCCGCCATGCCCGGCGTGGCCGACAGCGGCAAGGACCCGGTCATCGCCCGGCTGGGCGTGAACATCCCCCTGTGGGGGGGGCAGGCGGGCGCCGAGAAGAAGGCTTCGGCCGGTCAGCTGCGCGCCGTCAGCGCGGGCCTGAGCGACACCCGCCTCCGCCTCGCGGCCGATCTCGAGAACACCCTCTACGCCTGGCGCGAGGCCGGTCGCGACCTGGAACTCTACGGCACCACCCTGCTGCCGCGCAGCGCCCAGAACCTGGCCGTGACCGCGGCGGCGTACGAGTCCGGCCAGATCGGGTTCACCCGGCTCCTCGACGCGCGCCAGGCCCACCTCGGCCTGGAGCTCTCCCTGCTGCGGGCCCGCTATGACCGCGTGCTCGCCGTGAACGATCTGGGCGCCCTGCTGGGCGTCACCCCCGAAGATCTGGTCGCCGGGCGGCTGCCCGGAGCGGCCGTCCCCGCCGCGGAAAGAGAGGGATCATGA
- a CDS encoding sensor histidine kinase translates to MTPAEPTAAEAGFLRRYGLAIAAILVISGLHYLTPHGGVHDHSTHTTSYPWYVNMHGIYRRLYYLPIIWAAFRGGRRGGLGASLLVIFFYVPHAMGLIGHDPGTAIEKTLEILLYLGVGALTGSLVARLNQARARLQRTATDLQNALDEKTAMEAELVRSERLAAVGRLSAGLAHEIRNPLASIRGSAEVLGDDFPAEHPKGGLFRILLEETGRLNEVLTRFLDFARSTPGERRPFDLAEEAAAVGQLLAHQPGTPPVRVHGDGPVPALGDRERVRQVLLNLAMNAAAAAGPDGAVHFALDCTAGVATCRVTDDGPGFSPEAVANFGTPFFSTRDGGTGLGLATSLRIAEDLGGGLRLDLTHPHGGCVVLTLPCADH, encoded by the coding sequence ATGACCCCAGCCGAACCCACCGCCGCCGAGGCGGGATTCCTGCGCCGCTACGGCCTGGCCATCGCCGCCATCCTGGTCATTTCGGGCCTGCACTACCTGACTCCGCACGGCGGTGTCCACGACCACAGCACCCACACCACGAGCTACCCCTGGTACGTGAACATGCACGGCATCTACCGCCGTCTGTACTACCTGCCCATCATCTGGGCCGCCTTCCGCGGCGGGCGGCGCGGCGGCCTCGGGGCCAGCCTGCTCGTGATCTTCTTCTACGTGCCCCACGCCATGGGCCTGATCGGCCACGACCCGGGCACCGCCATCGAGAAGACCCTCGAGATCCTGCTCTATCTGGGCGTCGGCGCCCTGACCGGCTCGTTGGTCGCCCGGCTCAACCAGGCCCGCGCGCGTCTGCAACGGACAGCCACCGATCTGCAGAACGCCCTGGACGAGAAGACGGCCATGGAGGCCGAACTCGTGCGCTCCGAACGGCTGGCCGCAGTCGGGCGTCTTTCGGCCGGACTGGCCCACGAGATCCGCAATCCCCTGGCGAGCATCCGGGGCTCCGCCGAGGTCCTCGGCGACGACTTCCCCGCCGAACATCCCAAGGGCGGGCTCTTCCGCATCCTGCTCGAGGAGACCGGCCGCCTCAACGAGGTCCTGACCCGCTTCCTCGACTTCGCGCGCAGCACCCCCGGCGAGCGCCGCCCCTTCGACCTCGCCGAAGAAGCCGCGGCGGTCGGCCAGCTGCTCGCCCACCAGCCCGGCACGCCCCCCGTGCGCGTGCACGGCGACGGCCCGGTGCCGGCCCTTGGCGACCGCGAGCGTGTGCGGCAGGTGCTGCTGAACCTGGCCATGAACGCGGCGGCCGCGGCCGGCCCCGACGGCGCGGTGCACTTCGCCCTCGACTGCACCGCCGGCGTGGCCACCTGCCGCGTGACCGACGACGGCCCGGGCTTCAGCCCCGAGGCGGTCGCCAATTTCGGCACTCCCTTCTTCTCCACCCGCGACGGCGGCACGGGGCTGGGCCTGGCCACGAGCCTGCGCATCGCCGAGGACCTCGGCGGCGGCCTGCGCCTGGACCTCACCCACCCGCACGGCGGATGCGTCGTCCTGACCCTGCCCTGCGCGGACCACTGA
- a CDS encoding sigma-54-dependent Fis family transcriptional regulator produces MARILLIDDDTNLREVARYILADAGHHVLTAADGEAGLALLDGDPDLVISDIRMPGIDGMEVLRRIRDRFGDTAPPVIMLTAHGTVEQAVAAMQLGAFTYLLKPFAREELKLTAEQALRARELERDNVRLRGLLQRQRDRSGLVFRSAPMKRLLADLQQAAPTDASVLLVGESGTGKELAARACHDLSPRWDRPFVAVNCGAIPGPLMESELFGHARGAFTGADRAAPGRIRAADGGTLFLDEIAELPLALQPKLLRVLESRQVDPVGANVPVPVDFRLVCATNRDLDAEVAAGRFREDLLYRINVLHLVMPPLRERPGDVPLLWEHFSRQHAGEPVATDPDVLAALAARPWKGNVRELKNLNQRLVLMRRGDNITGDDFERLAPAAGAVPAATPGAPAAPGGLPLGPLPAGGISLVDIEKEVIRRALAMCDGNRSKAAAFLDIPRHVLVYRLQKYDLA; encoded by the coding sequence ATGGCGCGCATCCTGCTCATCGACGACGACACGAATCTGCGGGAGGTCGCGCGCTACATCCTGGCCGACGCCGGCCACCACGTGCTCACCGCCGCCGATGGCGAGGCGGGTCTCGCGCTGCTCGACGGGGATCCGGACCTGGTCATCTCGGACATTCGCATGCCCGGCATCGACGGGATGGAGGTGCTGCGGCGGATCCGCGACCGGTTCGGCGACACGGCGCCGCCGGTGATCATGCTCACGGCCCACGGGACCGTCGAACAGGCCGTCGCGGCCATGCAGCTGGGCGCCTTCACCTACCTGCTGAAGCCCTTCGCGCGGGAGGAACTGAAGCTCACCGCCGAGCAGGCCCTGCGCGCCCGCGAACTCGAACGCGACAACGTCCGCCTGCGCGGCCTGCTGCAGCGGCAGCGCGACCGGTCCGGCCTGGTCTTCCGATCGGCGCCCATGAAAAGGCTGCTCGCCGACCTGCAGCAGGCCGCCCCGACGGACGCCAGCGTGCTGCTGGTCGGGGAAAGCGGCACGGGCAAGGAGCTGGCGGCGCGGGCCTGCCACGACCTGAGTCCGCGCTGGGACCGCCCGTTCGTCGCGGTGAACTGCGGCGCCATTCCCGGGCCGCTCATGGAGTCGGAGCTCTTCGGACACGCCCGCGGCGCCTTCACCGGGGCCGACCGGGCCGCGCCGGGCCGCATCCGCGCCGCCGACGGCGGGACGCTCTTTCTCGACGAGATCGCCGAACTTCCCCTCGCCCTGCAGCCCAAGCTGCTGCGCGTGCTCGAATCCCGGCAGGTCGATCCGGTGGGTGCGAACGTCCCGGTGCCCGTGGACTTCCGCCTCGTCTGCGCCACCAACCGCGATCTGGACGCCGAGGTGGCTGCGGGCCGCTTTCGGGAGGACCTGCTCTACCGCATCAACGTCCTGCACCTGGTGATGCCCCCCCTGCGCGAGCGCCCGGGCGACGTGCCCCTGCTGTGGGAGCACTTCAGCCGGCAGCACGCCGGCGAACCCGTCGCCACCGACCCGGACGTGCTCGCCGCCCTGGCGGCGCGTCCGTGGAAGGGCAACGTGCGCGAACTGAAGAACCTCAACCAGCGCCTCGTTCTCATGCGTCGCGGCGACAACATCACCGGGGACGACTTCGAGCGTCTCGCCCCCGCCGCCGGCGCCGTCCCGGCGGCCACCCCCGGCGCCCCCGCCGCTCCGGGGGGCCTGCCCCTCGGCCCCCTCCCCGCCGGCGGCATCTCGCTGGTCGATATCGAGAAGGAGGTCATCCGCCGCGCCCTGGCCATGTGCGACGGGAACCGCTCCAAGGCCGCCGCCTTCCTGGACATCCCGCGGCACGTCTTGGTCTACCGCCTGCAGAAGTACGACCTGGCTTGA
- the cydB gene encoding cytochrome d ubiquinol oxidase subunit II → MDGGFLNVAWYLLVGALFAGYAVLDGFDLGVGALHLLAREDQDRRVFLNAIGPVWDGNQVWLVTGGGALFAAFPDVYATAFSGFYTAFILLLFMLIFRGVSIHVRSLRAARRWRAIWDGAFWFSSVFAAFLIGVTMGNIAWGVPIDPDFGYRGSLVAQLHPYALLTGVTVVALFAMHGAIFLVMKTGGELNALVRGWVRPTIIFFVIMYGLTTLATLLYLPRLAEPFRAAPVLFVVPLLSVLAIANIPREVHRGREFGAFLSSSLATVLLLTLLGIGMFPELIHGTAGTSLTAFNAASSPQTLRTMLILAGIGMPLVVGYTFHVYRVFRGKVELDSMSY, encoded by the coding sequence ATGGACGGCGGTTTCCTGAACGTGGCCTGGTATCTGCTCGTGGGGGCGCTGTTCGCGGGTTACGCCGTCCTCGACGGCTTCGACCTGGGGGTGGGCGCCCTGCACCTGCTGGCCCGCGAGGACCAAGATCGGCGCGTCTTCCTGAACGCCATCGGTCCGGTGTGGGACGGCAACCAGGTGTGGCTGGTCACCGGCGGCGGGGCGCTCTTCGCCGCATTTCCCGATGTCTACGCCACCGCCTTCAGCGGCTTCTACACGGCCTTCATCCTGCTGCTCTTCATGCTCATCTTCCGCGGCGTCTCGATCCACGTGCGCAGCCTGCGCGCGGCGCGGCGCTGGCGGGCGATCTGGGACGGGGCGTTCTGGTTCTCGAGCGTCTTCGCGGCCTTCCTCATCGGGGTGACCATGGGGAATATCGCCTGGGGCGTGCCCATCGATCCGGACTTCGGCTACCGCGGCAGCCTGGTGGCCCAGCTCCATCCCTACGCCCTGCTGACGGGCGTGACCGTGGTGGCGCTCTTCGCGATGCACGGGGCCATCTTCCTGGTGATGAAGACCGGCGGCGAACTGAACGCCCTCGTGCGTGGCTGGGTGCGCCCGACGATCATCTTCTTCGTCATCATGTACGGCCTGACCACGCTGGCGACCCTGCTCTACCTGCCCCGGCTGGCCGAGCCGTTCCGCGCCGCGCCGGTCCTCTTCGTCGTGCCGCTGCTGAGCGTCCTGGCCATCGCCAACATCCCCCGTGAAGTGCACCGCGGCCGCGAGTTCGGCGCCTTCCTCTCGTCGTCGTTGGCCACGGTCCTGCTGCTCACCCTGCTGGGCATCGGCATGTTCCCCGAGCTCATTCACGGCACCGCGGGCACCAGCCTCACGGCCTTCAATGCCGCCAGCAGTCCGCAGACCCTGAGAACCATGCTCATCCTCGCCGGCATCGGCATGCCCCTGGTCGTGGGCTACACCTTCCACGTCTATCGCGTCTTCCGCGGCAAGGTCGAACTGGACTCGATGTCGTACTGA